The window AATAATGAGAAAACAAATATTGAAATTGTTAAGATTATTTTAAAAGAATTAAATAAACCGGAAAGTTTAATTACCTATGTAAAGGATAGAGCAGGACACGACATGCGTTATGCTATTGATCCATCAAAAACTATCAAAGAGTTTGCATGGCAACCAGTAACACCATTTAATGAAGGTATTAAAAAAACAATTAAATGGTATCTAGAAAATGAATCTTGGTGGAAAAATATACTATCAGGTGATTATCAAGATTACTATAAAAAAATGTATGAGGATAGATAATGAAAGTTCTTGTAACAGGAGTTAATGGACAACTTGGATTTGATGTTATTAGGGTATTGAATGAGTTCAATATTGAAAATAGAGGAATAGATATTCAAGAACTTGATATTACAAATGAAGATGCCGTTGAGAGCTATATCACTGAGTATAAACCAACGCATATCATTCATTGTGCAGCGTATACAGCAGTTGATAGAGCTGAAGACGATAAGGAAACATGCTATAAAGTAAATGTTTTAGGTACTAGATTTTTAGCACAAAGTGCAAAAAAAGTTGATGCTGAATTTGTATATATTTCAACTGATTATGTTTTTGATGGTAATGGAATTGAACCATTTAATGTGGATTCAAAACCTAACCCAATTAATTATTATGGTGAAACAAAGCATTTAGGAGAACTAGAGGTTTTAAACAATATAAATAAATATTATATTATAAGAATTTCTTGGGTGTTCGGAATAAATGGTAATAACTTTGTTAAAACAATGCTGAAATTAGCAGAAACTAGAAATGAATTAAATGTAGTTTCTGATCAAATTGGTTCACCAACATATACATTCGATTTAGCTTTTTATATAAAAGATATACTTTCAACAAAAAAATATGGTATTTATCATGCGACTAATGAGGGCTTTTGCTCATGGTATGAATTTGCAGTAGAAATATTTAAAACAGCAAATGTTAACATGAAAGTAAACCCA of the Acholeplasma hippikon genome contains:
- the rfbD gene encoding dTDP-4-dehydrorhamnose reductase, giving the protein MKVLVTGVNGQLGFDVIRVLNEFNIENRGIDIQELDITNEDAVESYITEYKPTHIIHCAAYTAVDRAEDDKETCYKVNVLGTRFLAQSAKKVDAEFVYISTDYVFDGNGIEPFNVDSKPNPINYYGETKHLGELEVLNNINKYYIIRISWVFGINGNNFVKTMLKLAETRNELNVVSDQIGSPTYTFDLAFYIKDILSTKKYGIYHATNEGFCSWYEFAVEIFKTANVNMKVNPILTEQYPTRARRPKNSRMEKNNIKMRTWQEALYHYIKELKND